Part of the Sphaerochaeta associata genome is shown below.
CTCTTGGCCTCGCCAAGGTTCATAAACACCCAATCGACAAGCCGGGCCTGGTGCTTGCTCTCTTCACTCCACTGTAGACTATCCTGATACCCCAGACCAGTGGAAAAGGAGGCACCCTTCCCTCTTTGAACGGCAATAAATCGTTGCACACAAGCAAGGCCAAGATACTCGAAGCAGATATGCACATGCCTGAACGACTGCTCGGTCATCGCTTGGAGCTGACTAGCAAGTGATTTCTCAAGTAAACAACGGCTTTGCACCCAGGTAAGGAACGAGCGGTCGGTCTTTCCATGCATGATCAGGCTGAGATTGGTCTTCTCCCCCTCCATGGTGACCACACTTGCTGTGTCTACATGCTCCATCCTGAGAAGTTGCACCAGCTGGCTTCCCAAGGCATCGTCACCCACAGAGGCTGCCAATGCACTGTTCAGGCCGAGTTTGGCAAGGGCGATTGCCACAATGGCATTCCCTCCCGCCGACAGCGTGTAGGAGTCAAGAAACATCTCCTCTCCCGGCTGGGGCAAGCCGGTAAACCCTTCGAGCAGGAGATCGCAGTAGATGGGTCCGACGGTGAGGACGGTTTGGTCTTTCATCGTCCTGTCCTCATACAATCGTAGAGAGAGGCTGCATCGGCGCCGACAAAGGGGTGCATTCCCAGTGCCTCGATGGCATTCCTCTCTGATTGCGAAGCGACGGCCTCGATGACCTTGCGCTCATAGCTCTTCATCTGCATCAGCAGTGCCCGAGAGGACGGATGCAAAGCTGAAGCGGTTCCGATGGGAGCAAACCATCCGTCCCGGGGAAGTGTTGAGACTTCAATGACATCGTCATCGGCCAAAGCCGGATCAAAGCCGTTGTTCGGTATATTGAGGATCAATGGCTTCTTGCTGATGCCCATGACCGAAGAGAGTACATCCAATGCAATAGCATCATAGCCGTTGGCATTGTGTTGTTCCAATAGCGAAAAGACAGGAAGGGAGCGGTCTCGACCCGACTCCAAAGCCATATAGGACCCGTTTCTTGCATCCATATAGTGATTGAAAGCATCAAGTGCATCCACTGTTCCTGCACCGAGAGCCTTATACAGCTCCTCATCCAGAATCTTGATGGTCTGGGCACGGCTCAGCGGAGACTTTTTCTGGTTTTCCACGATCGTTTTCGTGTGCTCATAGTAGTACAGGTATTCATTGGGAATCGTTCGTGTTTTTCTGATATGAGATTCCAAATCTTGATAGAAGGGCTCCTTCTCGAAGAATAGTGGCAACTTGGTATCGATCAGGTCTCCAAGCATCTCCTTACCTTTGAGCTGCATCCCGTACACCCAGCCAAGGTGGTTGATTCCGTAATAGTGAAGCAATACATCCTCTGCATCACAGCCGTAGATCTCTGAAGCATAAGTTGCAACCATTTGGGGCGCATCGCAAATGCCGATGATCTTCCGGAACCCTGTAAGCGAGTGAACCGCCTGGGTTACCAGGCCCGAAGGGTTGGTGAAATTGATCAATGTTGCCTTGGGTGCAACCTTCTCGAGCAGACGTACCTGCTGCAGCACCACCGGAATGGTTCGCAATGCAAGAAAGAATCCACCGACTCCGACCGTCTCCTGCCCTATCTGCGAACACCTCATTGCGGTCAGCTCATCAGCGATTCTCTGTTCCTGCCCTCCCACCCTGATGGACGAGAACACATAATCGGCTCCTTCCAACGCTTCCTCAAGCGTTTTGCACAGCACGATGCGGATGGTATTCCGGTGAGATGCGAGTATGCGGGTTAAAAGCGTGCGGTCAAGCAAAGCAAGCTTTTGTGTGTCGATATCGTACAAGTGGATTGTATCAAACACAAGTTCCGTTCGGTTCAGCAAGGAGTGCAACAGTAAGGGAAATCGAGGACTTGCAGCTCCCAGAATGGTCAGTTTCATAGTTCTTTCCTTCGACATGCGTACTCATATTGTATGAGGTAAACGTTTTCCCGTCAAGAAAAGTTTTTCATTTTTTTCCTGCTATCACTGCATCTGGCTTTCTCATTGTCTTTTATGTCAAACAGATACTGCTGTACCCTACCCGACGCTGTCTCCTGTCTGGATTCTATGGGCAAGCAAGGTAACCGGCGCAACCTTCTCTCCCTGTAAGAGCGTAAGCAGATGAGTGGCCGATTGCACCCCTATCTGTATAATAGGCTGGCTGACTGTAGCAAGTGTTGGATTGAGAAACCTTGATAAGGCAATACCGTCAAAGCCCAAGACGGACAAGTCTTGTGGTATACGAAGACCGGCATCCAATGCAGTTCTCATTACACCGATGGCCATCTCATCGCTGAGGACGAACACCGAGTCAAACGTTTTTTTGCTTGCCAACAGCCGCTCCATGGCCTCACTACCAGACTCGACGGTGTAATTGCCGGGTACCACCAATGCTGGATCGAAAGACAGTCCCGCTTCCTCCAAGGCGGTCTTGTAGCCTTGCAGGCGCTTGTCACCAACCGAGTAACCCCAGCCGCCGATCAAGGCGATGTGCTTTTTGCCAAGGGAGAGCAAATAGTTCGTTCCATCATAGGATGCTTGGAAGTCATCAATCCGAACCTGGGGAAACGGGAGGTCGGGGATGTCGATGCCGGCAAGAACAATCGGAATCTGACTTTTTTTCAGTTGGTCGTACACCTTGGGGTTGCTTGTCTCATGCATCAACAGCATGCCGTCCACCCGGTTCTCAAGCAGGAGGTCCAAATAAACGCGGACGCTGGATACCGTGTCCTTGACCCGGCAAACCAATACCTTGTAGCCCGCCTCTTCCAGCACGTGTTCAGCTTGTGAGAAGACCATCTGATGATAGAGCTCCGAGACTTCAGGAATGATAAGGCCGATGGTGAAGGTTTTCTTGAGCACCATGCTTCTGGCAACATGGTTCGCTACGTACCCTTCTTTTTCTATGCAAGCCAGTACCTGCTGCTTCAGATCCTCACTTACAAACTTTGTCCCATTCAACACACGAGACACCGTTGCAACTGAAACACCGGCTTCCTTGGCTATCTCCTTGATTCCCATCGATACTTCCTTTCTCAACTCGAGCATGAACCGATTCAAGGGAAAATGCAAGTAATAGTGGATGATCCAACCTCTGGCAAATCTGTGCAGGAGCTATTTTCATGATGATTCATTTTCTGTATTGACCATCGATATCTGTTTCAATATGATATATTACATCGGTTATATATCTTACGCTATATATTGGGAGCATCTATGTTTCGCAAGTTTGAAAGCAAACCCGTAACCCATGCAGTTTTCTGGATCGCCCTGTACATCGCCATAGTCAATATCGGAGATTCACTTGGAGGCATTCCTAATCTCGCTACCAGTCTTCTGTTGACCGTTTTTTCGATGGTGCTCTTTTTCTACTCGAAAACCAGAATACCTGTAGGTTTTGACAGCTTTTCCAAAAGCAATGCAAAAAGGACCTTGTACTATCTGCCCCTTGCAGCCTTGGTTGGCCTTGGCTTCCTTGGAGGAATCGATTCATCCCTCTCTTTTTCGGATATCCTGATTGCAGTGCTGCTGATGACCAACGTTGGCTTTGTGGAGGAGTTGTTGTTCCGCGGCTATTTGCTTGAGGCCATTGAGAAGGGCAAAGGCAGGAAACGCGCGGTAATCATCAGCGGCATCACCTTCGGTATCGGACATATTGTCAATATCCTGCGCGGCTACGATGCAAGCGAGCTTGCCGTCCAGATTGCAGGGGCCGTAGCCATCGGCCTCGTCCTTGCTCTATTAGTGGTTCTGACCAGGAATCTCATCCCTGGCATCCTCTTTCACATACTGTTCAATATCGGCGGAACCATCACTGTAGAAGAAAGCAGCAGTGAAGGGGTCCTGCTGCTTTTGATCATTGGAATTTGTGCGGCCTACCTGCTGTATCTGCTCAGGCAGCTGAACAAGCAGTAACAGACACTCAGTCAAACGGATATTCCAAGCGCTTGGTATACGTTGTATGCAGCAGGTGGTGACTCATCTGCGACAACGGCTGGTCCAAGAACCGTGCGTACAGGTCCTTGATCGCAGGGTTCTCGTGGGACTTCCGTATTGGTTTGCTTCTATCCTCCTCGTAGATCGACTGAGCACGCTTTGCCCGGATGTCGTCATTTGTTGGAATGGGTTGTCCTCCACCCCCAAGGCAGCCGTCGGGACAGGTCATCACTTCGATGAAGGTATAGGGGCTTGTCCCTGCCTTGATCTGATCAAGCAGGACCCGGGCGTTGGCCAAGGTATTGGCTACCGCCACCTTGACCGTACTTTCGCCGATCTGCAGGGCGGCCTCTCGAATTCCCTTTCGCTCGCGAAGTGAGGCGAACTCAACCTCTTGCAGGACACTTCCGGTCAGCTTCTCAACTGCGGTTCTCAGCGCAGCTTCCATCACCCCGCCTGATGATGCAAAAATTACGGCGCCTCCGGTGGAGGCCCCCAAGGGATCGTCAAACTCCCCTTCTCCAAGCGAGGCGAAATCGATGCCCACCATCTTGAGCATTTTGGCAAGCTCACGGGTGGTGAGAGCCCAATCGACATCACAGAAGCGGTCCTCCTCTGAAAGATTCATTCGCTCCTTCCAATACGAGAACGAGCTGTCCATTTCGCTGCGACCAGCCTCGAACTTTTTTGCCGTACAGGGCATGATTGAAACAACCCGGATAGAACGGGGATCAAGTTGCGCCTGCTCGGCATAGAATGTCTTGGCGATGGCGCCGAACATCTGCTGGGGTGATTTACAGGAGGAGAGATGCCCGACCTGCTCGGGATAGAAGGTCTCGATGAACTTGATCCACCCCGGCGAACAACTGGTAATCATGGGAAGCTGTCCCTGATGGGTGAGTCGATGGATCAACTCATACGCTTCCTCCATGATGGTAAGGTCGGCGGTGAACTGCGTGTCGAACACTTTGTCGAAGCCCAGGGATCTGAGCGCACCAACCATTTTGCCGGTGACCAAGCTTCCCTCTCCGAGCCCCATTGCTTCACCCAACCCCACCCTGATGGCAGGAGCCGTTTGGACCAGTACGGTCAGCGATGGATCGTGAAGCGCATCAAAGACCTGCTGGACCTGGCTTTTCTCGGTAATGGCCGCAGTCGGGCATACAAGTGAACACTGCCCGCAGTTGGTGCATACCGAGTTTCCCAATCCTTGGTCGTAGAAGGTGGCTACCTTCGTCTTCAGTCCGCGTCCTGTCAGCTGAATCGCCGAGACCGACTGCATTGAGGCACACACCTCTACACAGCGATTGCAGAGTATGCAGGCATTCGGGTCGCGGATAAGTGATGCAGAGGTGGCATCAACTTCCTCGAATTTCTTTTTTGTCCTGGGAAACCTGCTTGTTCTTACACCAAGCTGCTGGCTGAGTGCCTGCAGTTCGCAGTTGAG
Proteins encoded:
- a CDS encoding glycoside hydrolase, with the protein product MKLTILGAASPRFPLLLHSLLNRTELVFDTIHLYDIDTQKLALLDRTLLTRILASHRNTIRIVLCKTLEEALEGADYVFSSIRVGGQEQRIADELTAMRCSQIGQETVGVGGFFLALRTIPVVLQQVRLLEKVAPKATLINFTNPSGLVTQAVHSLTGFRKIIGICDAPQMVATYASEIYGCDAEDVLLHYYGINHLGWVYGMQLKGKEMLGDLIDTKLPLFFEKEPFYQDLESHIRKTRTIPNEYLYYYEHTKTIVENQKKSPLSRAQTIKILDEELYKALGAGTVDALDAFNHYMDARNGSYMALESGRDRSLPVFSLLEQHNANGYDAIALDVLSSVMGISKKPLILNIPNNGFDPALADDDVIEVSTLPRDGWFAPIGTASALHPSSRALLMQMKSYERKVIEAVASQSERNAIEALGMHPFVGADAASLYDCMRTGR
- a CDS encoding LacI family DNA-binding transcriptional regulator; this encodes MLELRKEVSMGIKEIAKEAGVSVATVSRVLNGTKFVSEDLKQQVLACIEKEGYVANHVARSMVLKKTFTIGLIIPEVSELYHQMVFSQAEHVLEEAGYKVLVCRVKDTVSSVRVYLDLLLENRVDGMLLMHETSNPKVYDQLKKSQIPIVLAGIDIPDLPFPQVRIDDFQASYDGTNYLLSLGKKHIALIGGWGYSVGDKRLQGYKTALEEAGLSFDPALVVPGNYTVESGSEAMERLLASKKTFDSVFVLSDEMAIGVMRTALDAGLRIPQDLSVLGFDGIALSRFLNPTLATVSQPIIQIGVQSATHLLTLLQGEKVAPVTLLAHRIQTGDSVG
- a CDS encoding carbohydrate kinase family protein; protein product: MKDQTVLTVGPIYCDLLLEGFTGLPQPGEEMFLDSYTLSAGGNAIVAIALAKLGLNSALAASVGDDALGSQLVQLLRMEHVDTASVVTMEGEKTNLSLIMHGKTDRSFLTWVQSRCLLEKSLASQLQAMTEQSFRHVHICFEYLGLACVQRFIAVQRGKGASFSTGLGYQDSLQWSEESKHQARLVDWVFMNLGEAKSITGEKDLYPIMQALQAFVPIPVITLGADGCCALTKEGDLLHSPAFEVTVVNTTGSGDSFAAGFIYALVHNASLQRCMQYGSYLGSLTASAKESVSPLITGDCMEAFCE
- a CDS encoding CPBP family intramembrane glutamic endopeptidase, which translates into the protein MFRKFESKPVTHAVFWIALYIAIVNIGDSLGGIPNLATSLLLTVFSMVLFFYSKTRIPVGFDSFSKSNAKRTLYYLPLAALVGLGFLGGIDSSLSFSDILIAVLLMTNVGFVEELLFRGYLLEAIEKGKGRKRAVIISGITFGIGHIVNILRGYDASELAVQIAGAVAIGLVLALLVVLTRNLIPGILFHILFNIGGTITVEESSSEGVLLLLIIGICAAYLLYLLRQLNKQ
- a CDS encoding NADH-dependent [FeFe] hydrogenase, group A6 — translated: MDEQMISCTIDGKPVTVERGTRILDACLAAGIKVPTLCYLKDVSSHGSCGVCVVEVEGAKRLVRSCMHSVMPGMVIKTQTERVLHARKLNLELVLANHPLLCTTCERNLNCELQALSQQLGVRTSRFPRTKKKFEEVDATSASLIRDPNACILCNRCVEVCASMQSVSAIQLTGRGLKTKVATFYDQGLGNSVCTNCGQCSLVCPTAAITEKSQVQQVFDALHDPSLTVLVQTAPAIRVGLGEAMGLGEGSLVTGKMVGALRSLGFDKVFDTQFTADLTIMEEAYELIHRLTHQGQLPMITSCSPGWIKFIETFYPEQVGHLSSCKSPQQMFGAIAKTFYAEQAQLDPRSIRVVSIMPCTAKKFEAGRSEMDSSFSYWKERMNLSEEDRFCDVDWALTTRELAKMLKMVGIDFASLGEGEFDDPLGASTGGAVIFASSGGVMEAALRTAVEKLTGSVLQEVEFASLRERKGIREAALQIGESTVKVAVANTLANARVLLDQIKAGTSPYTFIEVMTCPDGCLGGGGQPIPTNDDIRAKRAQSIYEEDRSKPIRKSHENPAIKDLYARFLDQPLSQMSHHLLHTTYTKRLEYPFD